In a genomic window of Flavobacterium sp. KACC 22761:
- a CDS encoding lactonase family protein yields the protein MKRIFLVLFSALVLTTAKAQSKFNLLVGTYTNKCQSNGIYVYEFNAASGDFKLKNSSENVISPSYLSVSPNNKFIYAVNENGTQSAVSAFGFDAASGKLKFLNTNDALGADPCHLINDDKNVIVANYSGGNIVVFKKNADGSITTVQQLIQHEGKGPNVARQEKAHVHQVVFSPDKKFVLSNDLGLDKVFIYKYNPTSKNEMLTLKGTVDVKSGSGPRHLTFSKDGKFVYLIQELDATLTTFSYDKTGNLKLIAETSILPKDFKGATGSAAIKISPDGNFLYATDRGDVNAISVFKILKDGKIELVEQQSTLGKGPRDFAIDPSGNYLLVGHQYTNDIIIFKRDKTTGKLTDTSKKIELCSPVGLVFTKI from the coding sequence ATGAAAAGAATATTTTTAGTTTTATTTTCAGCTTTAGTGCTAACAACAGCAAAAGCTCAAAGTAAATTCAATTTATTAGTTGGAACTTATACCAATAAATGCCAAAGCAACGGAATTTATGTTTATGAATTCAATGCTGCATCGGGTGATTTTAAGCTTAAAAATTCTTCTGAAAATGTAATAAGTCCGAGTTATTTATCGGTTTCGCCAAATAATAAATTTATATATGCGGTAAATGAAAACGGAACTCAAAGTGCTGTGAGCGCATTTGGTTTTGATGCTGCTTCTGGAAAACTTAAATTTTTGAACACAAATGATGCTTTAGGAGCCGATCCTTGTCATTTGATCAATGATGACAAAAATGTAATTGTAGCCAATTATTCTGGTGGAAATATTGTTGTTTTTAAGAAAAATGCAGACGGAAGCATTACAACAGTACAACAATTAATTCAGCACGAAGGAAAAGGACCAAATGTGGCACGTCAAGAAAAAGCACACGTGCATCAAGTTGTTTTTTCACCAGATAAAAAGTTTGTTTTATCGAATGATTTGGGTTTGGATAAAGTGTTTATTTATAAATACAATCCAACTTCTAAAAACGAAATGCTGACTTTAAAAGGAACTGTTGACGTTAAATCAGGAAGCGGACCAAGACATTTAACGTTCAGCAAAGACGGTAAATTTGTATATTTAATTCAAGAGTTGGATGCTACTTTAACTACTTTTAGTTATGATAAAACAGGAAATTTGAAATTAATTGCTGAAACAAGCATTTTGCCAAAAGATTTTAAAGGCGCAACAGGTTCGGCGGCAATAAAGATTTCGCCTGACGGAAATTTCCTTTATGCGACTGATCGTGGAGATGTAAATGCAATTTCGGTTTTTAAAATTCTAAAAGATGGTAAAATCGAACTAGTTGAACAGCAAAGTACTTTAGGAAAAGGGCCAAGAGATTTTGCAATTGATCCATCAGGAAATTATCTTTTGGTTGGACACCAATACACTAATGATATTATTATTTTTAAAAGAGATAAAACAACAGGAAAACTTACTGATACTAGTAAAAAGATTGAATTGTGTTCGCCTGTAGGTTTAGTTTTTACGAAAATTTAG
- a CDS encoding response regulator transcription factor, with amino-acid sequence MGISEKKILIIENDDMAIEILKFILKKEGYKISIARDGMNALERIPVILPDLVITTIIIPLKSGLEIINHIKKNFQNIRVIALSSLGEEENTVEEAFELGVDDFIAKPFNPNELLLRIKRLL; translated from the coding sequence ATGGGTATCAGCGAAAAAAAAATTTTGATCATCGAAAACGATGATATGGCAATTGAAATTCTAAAATTTATTTTAAAAAAAGAAGGTTACAAAATAAGCATCGCCAGAGATGGTATGAATGCTTTAGAACGTATTCCGGTTATTTTGCCAGATTTAGTGATTACCACAATCATTATTCCGTTGAAATCGGGTCTAGAAATTATTAATCACATCAAAAAAAACTTCCAAAATATTCGTGTAATTGCACTCTCGTCGCTTGGCGAAGAAGAAAACACTGTAGAAGAAGCTTTTGAATTGGGTGTTGACGATTTTATTGCAAAACCATTTAATCCGAACGAACTTTTATTGCGAATAAAGCGATTATTATAG
- a CDS encoding LIC_10190 family membrane protein, which produces MLLIAISWIYILFTTINLGVGFDKIMGLKNQNFVVNSILGLFAVTILASVWAIFGRINIEFHLFLLVLNIFTIAKYHTSIIESYKTFLTELRQLQNILKIVLVIISILIIAQCASIPFVIDNESYYIQTIKWFNEYGFVKGLVNLHLFYGQASAWHIAQSVFNFSFLYKNFNDLSGFCLLLGNIFAIQKLNEYYKNNNVNYLIIGLLPLFNIFFFQFISAPSPDIPVYVFSFILFFYFLENFKKITSEIYNLVVVLVLFLLYIKNTTLTFALFPILILGLNFKILSKKLVKPAFLSILLLLLFVIKNMIICGSPIFPSKISTALAMDYAIPDAIQSFYYDQIKYFGFFITKEQYDSMSVWDLFLQWISMPKLNGLFNKIGILLILMVPFFLLKFQNKKALWVLYFIMVLQLLLLGITSPQYRFFMNFILFFSLVGLVCMVQNKKTINLLLSISIIPVFIVLFVPINLNRFANHKFMMQISNFSITNIVFPYKNTKNDTNFETIYLGNLNYNSPINNGFFWSNGDGDLPCVNKEQIEYFKKYFKTIPQMRTDDLKDGFYAKQLSENE; this is translated from the coding sequence ATGCTTTTAATTGCAATAAGCTGGATTTATATTTTATTCACCACTATTAATTTAGGTGTTGGTTTTGACAAAATTATGGGTTTAAAAAACCAGAATTTTGTTGTTAACTCGATTCTTGGTTTGTTTGCAGTTACAATATTGGCAAGCGTTTGGGCAATATTTGGAAGAATTAATATTGAATTCCATTTGTTTTTATTAGTGCTGAATATCTTTACTATAGCAAAATATCACACTTCTATTATTGAAAGCTATAAAACATTTTTAACCGAACTTCGGCAATTACAAAACATATTAAAAATTGTCTTGGTCATTATTTCAATTTTGATCATTGCGCAATGTGCTTCTATTCCCTTTGTAATTGACAACGAATCGTATTACATTCAGACCATAAAATGGTTCAATGAATATGGTTTTGTAAAAGGCTTAGTGAATTTACATTTGTTTTATGGACAAGCCAGCGCGTGGCATATCGCACAAAGTGTTTTCAATTTTTCTTTTTTATATAAAAACTTTAATGATTTAAGCGGTTTTTGTTTGCTTTTAGGAAATATTTTTGCAATTCAAAAGCTGAATGAATATTATAAAAATAACAATGTAAATTATTTGATTATTGGCTTATTGCCACTATTTAATATTTTCTTTTTTCAATTTATTAGTGCGCCCTCACCAGATATTCCAGTTTATGTTTTCTCTTTTATTTTGTTTTTTTACTTTTTAGAAAACTTCAAGAAAATAACTTCTGAAATCTATAACTTGGTTGTTGTTTTAGTGCTTTTTCTGCTCTACATCAAAAATACCACTTTGACTTTTGCCCTATTTCCAATACTAATATTAGGTCTTAATTTTAAGATTTTATCTAAAAAACTTGTAAAACCTGCATTTCTAAGCATATTGTTGTTATTGCTTTTTGTGATCAAAAACATGATCATTTGCGGTTCGCCAATCTTTCCGTCTAAAATTTCTACCGCATTAGCAATGGATTATGCCATTCCAGATGCTATACAAAGTTTTTACTATGATCAAATCAAATATTTTGGTTTTTTCATCACTAAAGAACAGTATGATTCGATGTCGGTTTGGGATTTGTTCTTGCAATGGATATCAATGCCAAAACTAAATGGTTTATTTAATAAAATTGGAATTCTACTAATTCTAATGGTTCCGTTTTTTCTTTTAAAATTTCAAAATAAAAAAGCTTTGTGGGTACTTTATTTTATAATGGTTTTACAGCTTTTATTGCTTGGCATAACATCGCCACAGTACCGTTTTTTCATGAACTTTATATTGTTTTTTTCGCTGGTAGGTTTAGTGTGCATGGTTCAGAACAAAAAAACAATTAACTTATTATTGTCAATTTCAATTATTCCTGTATTTATCGTCTTATTTGTTCCCATAAACTTAAATCGCTTTGCAAATCATAAATTTATGATGCAAATCAGTAATTTCTCTATCACAAATATTGTTTTTCCTTATAAAAACACTAAAAACGATACCAATTTTGAAACCATTTATTTAGGGAATTTAAACTATAATTCTCCCATAAACAATGGCTTTTTTTGGTCCAACGGAGATGGCGATTTACCTTGTGTAAATAAAGAGCAGATCGAGTATTTTAAAAAATATTTCAAGACCATTCCCCAAATGCGAACAGATGATTTAAAGGATGGCTTTTATGCCAAACAACTTTCAGAAAATGAATAA
- a CDS encoding ABC transporter ATP-binding protein, protein MIHAKNIHKFYDQLEVLKGVDLHIKKGEIVSIVGASGAGKTTLLHILGTLDKPSNGNTDTSLTINGENILKLNDKALSNFRNLNLGFIFQFHQLLPEFTALENVCIPAYIAGKKPSETEAEAKKLLAFLGLSHRVDHKPNELSGGEQQRVAVARALINKPDVIFADEPSGNLDTHSAENLHQLFFQLRDEFGQTFVIVTHNEELANMADRKLVMSDGQILS, encoded by the coding sequence ATGATACACGCAAAAAATATACATAAATTCTACGATCAGCTTGAAGTATTAAAAGGAGTTGATTTGCATATTAAAAAAGGAGAAATTGTTTCGATTGTTGGTGCTTCTGGTGCCGGAAAAACTACTTTACTGCATATTCTAGGAACTTTAGATAAACCTTCAAACGGCAATACAGATACTTCATTAACCATAAATGGAGAAAATATCCTGAAACTGAATGATAAGGCTTTATCTAATTTCAGAAACTTGAATTTAGGTTTTATTTTTCAGTTTCATCAGCTTTTGCCTGAATTTACAGCATTAGAAAATGTTTGTATTCCTGCCTATATCGCCGGAAAAAAACCATCGGAGACAGAAGCCGAAGCCAAAAAACTTCTTGCATTTTTAGGTTTGTCACATCGTGTAGATCATAAACCGAATGAACTTTCGGGCGGAGAACAACAGCGTGTTGCAGTTGCGAGAGCTTTAATCAACAAGCCCGATGTTATTTTTGCCGATGAACCATCGGGAAATTTAGACACCCATTCGGCTGAAAATCTTCATCAGTTATTTTTCCAGCTTCGCGATGAATTTGGACAAACATTTGTGATTGTAACTCACAACGAAGAATTGGCAAATATGGCAGATCGAAAATTAGTAATGTCTGACGGGCAAATTCTTTCTTAA
- a CDS encoding TIGR02757 family protein, which translates to MNKTELKEFLDEKVIQYNNQDFIESDPVQIPHLFSQKEDIEIAGFLSASIAWGNRKMIIKNSHKMMELMGNTPYDFVMSHSEEDLARLENFVHRTFNGKDLGGFIKGLQHIYKNHNGLEAVFAKNQEENSLQKSISEFKKIFFEIDHLARTQKHISDPLNNSAAKRINMYLRWMVRQDAKGVDLGIWKTISPSILSCPLDVHSGNVARKLGLLSRKQNDGKALAELDLKLREMDSQDPVKYDFALFGLGVFEGF; encoded by the coding sequence ATGAATAAAACTGAACTCAAAGAATTTCTTGACGAAAAAGTCATTCAATATAATAATCAGGATTTTATAGAAAGTGATCCTGTGCAAATTCCGCATTTGTTTTCACAAAAAGAAGATATTGAAATTGCTGGTTTCTTAAGCGCATCTATTGCTTGGGGAAACCGCAAAATGATTATCAAAAATTCACATAAAATGATGGAATTAATGGGCAATACGCCTTATGATTTTGTCATGTCACATTCTGAAGAAGATTTAGCCCGATTGGAAAATTTTGTTCATCGCACTTTCAACGGAAAAGATTTGGGCGGATTTATTAAAGGCTTGCAACATATTTATAAAAATCATAATGGGCTCGAAGCTGTTTTTGCAAAAAATCAAGAAGAAAACAGTCTGCAGAAAAGCATCAGCGAATTCAAAAAAATATTTTTCGAAATCGATCATTTGGCCAGAACCCAAAAACACATTTCAGATCCATTAAACAATTCGGCAGCAAAAAGAATCAACATGTACCTGCGTTGGATGGTTCGTCAAGATGCAAAAGGCGTTGACCTCGGGATTTGGAAAACTATTTCTCCTTCTATTTTATCTTGCCCTTTGGATGTTCATTCAGGAAATGTTGCTCGTAAATTAGGCTTGCTTTCGCGAAAGCAAAACGACGGAAAAGCTTTGGCTGAATTAGATTTAAAACTACGAGAAATGGACAGCCAAGATCCTGTAAAATACGATTTTGCTCTTTTTGGCTTAGGCGTTTTTGAAGGATTTTAA
- a CDS encoding DUF4838 domain-containing protein: MAQSEIIITHKNNIISKSDESRDAALILKKYIDKAFGRQFENITQNKSDDASEIILEVSDTEKLKPTEFLIKSDSKSIYLIAQNPKYLRYAVYTLLEIWEFRKFTATETYIPKVTEFSFPKNFTKRYQPAFDYRALFFPDCYDEAFRDWHKLDWHIDDFGIWGHSFNVLVPPKEYFKSNPKLFALYEGKRNGESLCMTNDTVIDLVEKKMAKIIAEKPDAQFYSVSQNDDVVYCECTECRKLNEKFGGPQGSFYYFLNKIAAHFPNTKITTLAYLHTFKPPINLKIASNIYTILCPIELNRGKAISNESAPSFVKVLENWSKTSPHLLLWDYTVQFSNYMSPFPNFESFQSNYKLFEKNKVKGLFVQGYADVPGDFSELRQYLLAKLLWDTNIDIKAVTADFLRGFYGKAAPHISDYLKLLIENQNKSNSYLDIYSGPVQARNTFLTPEAMDQYDKLLELASDAVSDDTVLKSRVLKLRLGLEFVYFEQSKFYGKNQHGMFIVNDNGEKQVKDKLTERVQNFSKSCNDFGIYELSEDGLSPDKYYQEWLKICENTVTHLGEDLKVNFITEPSDDFKGKGSYGLVDGNRGYKDFNINWIGWYGTNPSFEIETKKLDFNLIKLNFLEDQRHWIFPPKKIKIYGFKDQKWKLIEEKIYDNLTEDYEITTKSWEFKNLNLSTFAKIKVLIENQTKLPEWRLRKNKKPMVMIDEIELYKK; encoded by the coding sequence ATGGCTCAGTCTGAAATTATTATAACCCACAAAAACAACATTATTTCTAAATCTGATGAAAGCCGTGATGCCGCTTTGATTTTAAAAAAATATATTGACAAGGCTTTTGGAAGACAATTTGAAAATATTACCCAAAATAAAAGCGATGATGCGTCTGAAATTATTCTCGAAGTTTCAGATACTGAAAAACTAAAACCAACCGAATTTCTAATCAAAAGCGATTCAAAATCTATTTATTTGATTGCTCAAAATCCAAAATACCTGCGATATGCAGTTTATACTTTATTGGAAATATGGGAATTCAGAAAATTTACTGCGACAGAAACCTATATTCCAAAAGTGACTGAATTTTCATTTCCTAAAAACTTCACAAAACGCTATCAACCCGCTTTTGATTATCGTGCATTATTTTTTCCTGATTGTTATGACGAAGCTTTTCGCGATTGGCACAAACTCGATTGGCACATTGATGATTTTGGCATTTGGGGGCATTCATTTAATGTTCTTGTTCCGCCAAAGGAATATTTTAAAAGCAATCCAAAGCTTTTTGCTTTGTATGAAGGAAAAAGAAACGGCGAATCTTTATGCATGACAAACGACACCGTTATCGATTTGGTAGAGAAAAAAATGGCTAAAATTATTGCCGAAAAACCTGATGCTCAATTTTATTCCGTTAGCCAAAATGATGATGTAGTATATTGCGAATGTACAGAATGCCGAAAATTAAATGAGAAATTCGGCGGACCACAAGGCTCTTTCTATTATTTTTTGAATAAAATTGCAGCTCATTTTCCAAATACAAAAATTACGACGCTTGCCTATTTGCATACTTTCAAACCGCCGATTAATTTAAAAATAGCATCAAATATTTATACTATTTTATGCCCAATAGAATTAAACCGAGGAAAAGCAATTTCAAATGAAAGCGCGCCTTCATTTGTAAAAGTATTAGAGAATTGGAGCAAGACTTCGCCACATTTACTCCTTTGGGATTATACCGTTCAGTTTTCTAATTATATGTCGCCTTTTCCAAATTTTGAGTCTTTTCAGAGCAATTACAAGCTTTTTGAAAAAAACAAAGTCAAAGGATTGTTTGTTCAAGGTTATGCCGATGTTCCCGGAGATTTTTCAGAATTGCGACAATATCTCTTAGCGAAATTACTTTGGGATACCAATATTGACATCAAAGCCGTCACAGCCGATTTTTTAAGAGGTTTTTATGGAAAAGCAGCGCCACATATAAGTGATTATTTAAAACTTCTGATTGAAAATCAAAATAAAAGCAATTCCTATCTCGATATTTATTCCGGTCCGGTTCAGGCTCGAAATACTTTTTTAACGCCTGAAGCAATGGATCAATACGATAAATTGCTGGAATTGGCTTCTGATGCTGTCTCCGATGATACCGTTTTAAAATCACGAGTCTTAAAACTTCGCTTGGGTCTTGAATTTGTTTATTTTGAGCAATCCAAATTTTATGGAAAAAACCAACACGGAATGTTTATCGTAAATGATAATGGAGAAAAACAAGTCAAAGATAAATTGACTGAAAGAGTTCAAAATTTCAGCAAATCCTGTAATGATTTTGGAATTTACGAATTAAGTGAAGACGGACTTTCGCCTGACAAATATTATCAAGAATGGCTAAAAATATGTGAAAACACAGTAACGCATTTGGGCGAAGATTTAAAAGTCAATTTTATAACTGAACCTTCGGATGACTTTAAAGGTAAAGGAAGTTACGGACTTGTCGATGGAAATCGAGGCTACAAAGATTTTAATATTAACTGGATTGGCTGGTACGGCACAAATCCTTCTTTTGAAATCGAAACCAAAAAATTAGATTTTAATCTTATAAAATTGAATTTTCTTGAAGATCAGAGACATTGGATTTTTCCACCAAAAAAAATCAAAATTTACGGTTTTAAAGATCAGAAATGGAAACTTATAGAGGAGAAAATTTATGATAATTTAACAGAAGACTATGAAATTACAACAAAATCATGGGAATTTAAAAACCTGAACCTTAGTACTTTTGCCAAAATAAAAGTGCTCATAGAAAATCAAACCAAATTACCTGAATGGAGATTACGAAAAAATAAAAAACCTATGGTTATGATTGATGAAATCGAACTATACAAAAAATAA
- a CDS encoding glycosyltransferase, translating to MIQDFFYLLIHCYAIFAGIFSIAYILFYVFLAILSYLAIIRHVKYQRYLEEEVLLRSNHILGVSIVAPAFNEGVNIVYNVKSLLSLTYPKYEIIIVNDGSSDDTLEKLIAEFELVKFDFYYQEKIPTQPVRGHYRSKNPVYSKLLVVDKINGKSKADASNAGINSSQYPLFLCTDVDCILKKDTILKLAKPFMESDIQIIATGAGIRISNSCDVKEGFLFKVHYPKEWYPRFQELEYVRSFLFGRMAWSQINGLLLVSGGLGMFDKEIVVKAGGYWHQSLGEDMELVTRMRRYMHDTNQEFLIKYIPESLCWTEVPSTRKIFLRQRIRWARGLIQTLYLHRKMFLNPKYGRTGFLVLPFFFSFEFLVPIIEFIGVIILVVSFILGIINYQYLFIVSLLVYLFYFSVTIISILIDETLYRTYSSYKELLTLIAMAAIEPFVYHPVNVYASLKGYWYFFGKKEQKWGVMVRKGFDQPNKK from the coding sequence ATGATCCAGGATTTTTTTTACCTGCTGATTCATTGCTATGCAATTTTTGCAGGCATATTTTCTATCGCTTATATTTTATTTTATGTCTTTTTAGCCATTTTATCTTATTTGGCAATCATAAGGCATGTCAAATATCAGCGTTATCTTGAAGAAGAAGTTTTGCTTCGTTCTAATCATATATTAGGAGTTTCAATTGTAGCACCGGCTTTCAATGAAGGTGTAAATATTGTCTATAATGTAAAATCGCTCCTTTCGCTTACTTATCCCAAATATGAGATTATTATTGTAAATGACGGAAGCTCTGATGATACACTCGAAAAATTGATAGCCGAATTTGAGCTGGTGAAATTTGATTTTTATTATCAGGAAAAAATTCCGACACAGCCCGTAAGAGGCCATTACCGATCCAAAAATCCTGTTTATTCTAAATTGCTTGTTGTAGACAAAATAAACGGCAAGAGCAAAGCCGATGCTTCAAATGCAGGCATAAATTCATCACAATATCCTCTTTTTTTATGTACTGATGTTGATTGCATTTTAAAAAAAGACACTATTCTTAAATTGGCAAAACCTTTTATGGAAAGCGACATCCAAATTATAGCTACGGGTGCAGGAATCAGAATTTCGAATTCATGCGATGTAAAAGAAGGTTTTTTGTTTAAAGTACATTATCCAAAGGAATGGTATCCGCGTTTTCAGGAATTAGAATACGTTCGCTCTTTTTTATTTGGCCGAATGGCTTGGAGCCAAATCAACGGCTTGCTTTTAGTATCGGGCGGACTCGGAATGTTTGACAAGGAAATAGTTGTAAAAGCCGGCGGATATTGGCATCAGTCGCTTGGGGAAGATATGGAACTTGTCACAAGAATGCGAAGATATATGCACGATACCAACCAAGAATTCTTAATCAAATATATTCCCGAATCACTTTGCTGGACTGAGGTTCCAAGCACAAGGAAAATATTTTTGAGACAAAGAATACGCTGGGCAAGAGGACTTATACAAACACTATATCTACACAGAAAAATGTTTTTGAACCCAAAATATGGAAGAACAGGATTTCTGGTTTTGCCTTTCTTTTTCAGTTTTGAATTTTTAGTGCCAATAATTGAATTTATAGGAGTCATTATCTTGGTAGTCAGTTTTATACTTGGTATAATAAACTATCAGTATTTATTTATTGTGAGTCTTTTAGTGTATCTTTTTTATTTTTCCGTCACTATAATTTCAATATTGATTGATGAAACATTATACAGGACATATTCTAGCTACAAAGAACTGCTCACCTTGATTGCAATGGCGGCAATTGAGCCTTTTGTGTATCATCCGGTAAATGTTTATGCTTCACTAAAAGGATATTGGTATTTCTTTGGAAAAAAAGAACAAAAATGGGGCGTCATGGTTCGAAAAGGTTTTGATCAACCAAACAAAAAATAA
- a CDS encoding YaiO family outer membrane beta-barrel protein, producing MKHNNVLHTCLMIWIILFSVQNIKAQKIDTDSLLIVITKDMQTKHPDYTLNIQRALLGKKLAPDYLDFHLALGRNYDFVNAKDSARYYYNYVIDKNPKYQEAFIYLINLDIEEEKYDDGVAVANKAIELYPEEKTFRLKRIAFYSLQNDTKNEAKYLKSIREKFPHDPDIEQRLFELYSQINMDRMGAYYNYTTISRDGVGPWHLGSVDYLRQRSWGSLIGRVSYANRLAGNSVMTSGLQFEVESYLFAKKKNYSYIDVAYSQDDAFPKLRLGYSFFHNFNKGWEADLGVRYILMNDDSNVKTLNIGIGKYFGSYWVNLRSYIQSEGPSFTLTSRYYYKTKFDYIALIAGYGTSPDDKTRSADYESRLSLRSYRLSAGFFKLIKSHYIVGFMITDNEQEYTANKFQTELDFAFVLQYKF from the coding sequence ATGAAACACAATAACGTTTTACATACATGCCTAATGATCTGGATCATTCTGTTTTCTGTCCAAAATATAAAAGCACAGAAAATAGATACCGACAGCCTATTGATTGTTATCACCAAGGATATGCAAACCAAACATCCTGATTATACGCTCAATATTCAAAGAGCTCTATTAGGAAAAAAACTGGCTCCAGATTATCTTGATTTTCATTTGGCTCTAGGACGCAATTATGATTTTGTAAATGCAAAAGACAGCGCAAGATATTATTACAATTATGTCATCGACAAAAACCCGAAATATCAGGAAGCTTTTATTTATTTGATCAATTTAGATATTGAGGAAGAAAAATATGATGACGGCGTTGCAGTTGCAAACAAGGCAATAGAATTATACCCTGAAGAAAAAACATTCCGCCTTAAAAGGATTGCTTTTTATTCACTACAAAATGATACTAAAAACGAAGCAAAATATTTAAAATCCATCAGAGAAAAATTCCCCCATGATCCTGATATTGAACAGCGTCTTTTTGAATTATATTCGCAAATCAATATGGATCGCATGGGCGCCTATTACAATTACACTACGATTAGTCGCGATGGTGTTGGGCCTTGGCATTTAGGAAGTGTTGATTATTTAAGGCAACGCTCTTGGGGAAGCTTAATTGGAAGAGTGAGTTATGCCAATAGACTTGCAGGAAATTCGGTGATGACCAGCGGTCTGCAGTTTGAAGTAGAATCTTATCTTTTTGCAAAAAAGAAAAACTATTCATACATTGATGTCGCTTATAGTCAAGATGATGCGTTTCCAAAATTAAGATTAGGCTATTCCTTTTTTCACAATTTCAACAAAGGTTGGGAAGCCGATTTGGGAGTTCGTTACATTTTGATGAATGACGACAGTAATGTAAAAACTTTAAATATTGGAATCGGAAAATATTTTGGCTCTTATTGGGTTAATTTAAGATCGTATATCCAAAGCGAAGGCCCTTCTTTTACACTGACTTCGAGATATTATTATAAAACAAAATTTGATTACATCGCACTAATTGCTGGTTACGGAACTTCCCCAGATGACAAAACAAGATCAGCAGATTATGAAAGCAGATTATCTTTGCGATCATATCGCTTGAGCGCCGGTTTTTTTAAGCTAATAAAAAGCCATTATATCGTTGGATTCATGATTACTGACAATGAACAGGAATATACAGCAAATAAATTTCAAACCGAACTTGATTTTGCCTTTGTACTGCAATATAAATTTTAA
- a CDS encoding DEAD/DEAH box helicase → MSTFEKFNLPKSLQKAVDELGFVTPTPIQEKSFSVIMSGRDMMGIAQTGTGKTFAYLLPLLKLYKFTHTNTPKIVILVPTRELVVQVVEEVEKLTTYMSVKTLGIYGGVNINTQKKAVYEGVDILVGTPGRTMDLALDAVVRFDETQKLVIDEFDEMLNLGFRPQLTALFAMMKTKRQNILFSATMTDEVDDLLNDYFDFPEEVTLAPSGTPLEKITQLTYNVPNFNTKVNLLKHLLENDESMSRILVFVNNKKISDMLFNRIDELFEGQFGVIHSNKSQNYRLSTMAEFQEGNLRGLITTDVMARGLDISNITHVINFELPEEPELYMHRIGRTGRADATGTAISFVTPREEEFKIETELLMDQELDIVDFPEEVEISEKLIEAEKDKLPRKFLMKKPKLEGDGAFHEKSKKNQKVNLGGPSKTKKKTHGSVNRNMLKTRNEKKKKKK, encoded by the coding sequence ATGAGCACTTTCGAAAAATTCAATCTCCCAAAATCATTACAAAAAGCAGTTGACGAATTAGGATTTGTTACGCCTACTCCTATTCAGGAAAAATCTTTTTCTGTAATCATGTCTGGACGTGATATGATGGGAATTGCACAAACCGGAACTGGAAAAACATTTGCTTATTTATTGCCTCTTTTAAAACTTTATAAATTTACACATACCAATACACCCAAAATCGTAATACTAGTTCCAACGCGTGAATTAGTAGTTCAGGTTGTAGAAGAAGTAGAAAAACTAACTACCTATATGTCGGTTAAAACTTTGGGAATTTACGGAGGCGTAAACATCAATACACAAAAAAAAGCCGTTTATGAAGGTGTCGACATTTTAGTTGGAACACCTGGTCGTACAATGGATTTGGCGCTTGACGCAGTTGTTCGTTTTGATGAAACTCAAAAACTGGTTATCGACGAGTTTGATGAAATGCTGAATTTAGGTTTCAGACCGCAATTGACTGCGCTTTTTGCGATGATGAAAACCAAACGTCAAAACATTCTGTTCTCGGCAACAATGACAGATGAAGTGGATGATCTCTTGAATGATTATTTTGATTTTCCTGAAGAAGTTACACTTGCTCCATCAGGAACGCCGCTTGAAAAAATTACGCAACTTACCTATAACGTTCCGAATTTCAATACCAAAGTAAATTTATTGAAGCATTTACTTGAAAACGACGAAAGCATGAGTCGAATTTTGGTTTTCGTAAACAATAAAAAGATTTCAGATATGCTTTTCAATCGCATTGATGAGCTTTTTGAAGGACAATTTGGTGTCATTCACTCTAATAAATCTCAAAATTATCGTTTGAGCACAATGGCCGAATTTCAAGAAGGAAATCTTCGAGGCTTAATCACCACTGACGTTATGGCGAGAGGTTTGGATATTTCAAATATCACACACGTAATCAATTTCGAACTTCCAGAAGAACCAGAATTGTACATGCACAGAATTGGTCGTACAGGTCGTGCGGACGCAACAGGAACTGCAATTAGTTTTGTTACGCCAAGAGAAGAAGAATTCAAAATTGAAACAGAACTTTTAATGGATCAAGAGCTTGACATTGTTGATTTTCCTGAAGAAGTTGAAATCTCAGAAAAGCTAATAGAAGCTGAAAAAGACAAACTACCAAGAAAGTTTTTAATGAAAAAACCAAAGCTTGAAGGTGACGGTGCTTTTCACGAAAAATCAAAAAAGAATCAAAAAGTCAATCTTGGTGGACCTTCAAAAACCAAAAAGAAAACTCATGGTTCTGTCAACCGAAATATGTTGAAAACAAGAAATGAGAAAAAGAAGAAAAAGAAATAA